In one window of Thermus aquaticus DNA:
- the rpmE gene encoding 50S ribosomal protein L31, protein MKEGIHPKLVPARIICGCGNVIHTYSTKPEIHVEVCSKCHPFYTGQQRFVDTEGRVERFQRRYGDAYRKGR, encoded by the coding sequence GTGAAAGAAGGCATTCACCCCAAACTGGTCCCCGCCCGCATCATCTGCGGTTGCGGCAACGTCATCCACACCTACTCCACCAAGCCCGAGATCCACGTGGAGGTCTGCAGCAAGTGCCACCCCTTCTACACGGGGCAGCAGCGTTTCGTGGACACCGAGGGCCGGGTGGAGCGCTTCCAGCGGCGCTACGGGGACGCCTACCGCAAGGGGCGGTAA
- a CDS encoding peptidoglycan D,D-transpeptidase FtsI family protein, with the protein MTVGVKRLPWVVAGFGLWVVLFLLGVHALLTRGPNLPAPPPPVPAPRGHLYAKDGTPLAVTLKEGRYYPLGESASQLLGFTERGSGRGLEGLERDLNAGLSEGRAFTLTLDPWVQAIAEKALWKGLSRSRGAFATLIVLDREGQILAVANGPAFHPLAPRKDPDQDVSWRNHAFLVALEPGSTMKALTAAMLLEEGVATLKTRVEAPMHRVVDGWTIQDAVPHPPSLTLAEVLKYSSNVGISGLAERISKDTFYSYMERLHLTDPNPLPGIRTTPPLVKPPGTWSRAAYANHTFGQGFLVTPLHLAAAFSTLVDGLYRPPRLLLGQEARPTRVFSEATAKAVREALTLSLAPRASLPGYPLAGKTGTAQVVVAGRDSREVFTAWFAGFVPGDRPLYTVVVAVHHPKGEVHGSQVAAPIFREVAAGLLAYAGIPPYAEER; encoded by the coding sequence GTGACCGTGGGCGTGAAGCGCCTGCCCTGGGTGGTGGCGGGGTTTGGCCTGTGGGTCGTCCTCTTCCTCCTGGGCGTTCATGCCCTCCTCACCCGGGGCCCAAACCTCCCCGCCCCGCCCCCACCCGTCCCCGCCCCCAGGGGCCACCTTTACGCCAAGGACGGCACCCCCCTGGCCGTGACCCTGAAGGAGGGGCGGTACTACCCCCTGGGGGAAAGCGCCAGCCAGCTTCTGGGCTTCACCGAGCGGGGGTCGGGCCGGGGCCTCGAGGGCCTGGAACGGGACCTGAACGCCGGTCTGAGCGAAGGGCGCGCCTTCACCCTGACCCTGGACCCCTGGGTCCAGGCCATAGCGGAAAAGGCCCTCTGGAAAGGGTTAAGCCGAAGCCGTGGGGCCTTCGCCACCCTGATCGTCCTGGACCGGGAAGGCCAGATCCTGGCCGTGGCCAACGGCCCCGCCTTTCACCCCCTGGCCCCCAGAAAAGACCCCGACCAGGACGTCTCCTGGCGGAACCACGCCTTCCTGGTGGCCCTGGAGCCCGGCTCCACCATGAAGGCCCTCACCGCCGCCATGCTCCTGGAAGAGGGCGTAGCCACCCTAAAGACCCGGGTGGAGGCGCCCATGCACCGGGTGGTGGACGGCTGGACCATCCAAGACGCCGTGCCCCACCCCCCAAGCCTGACCCTGGCCGAAGTCCTCAAGTACTCCTCCAACGTGGGCATCAGCGGGCTGGCCGAAAGGATTTCCAAGGACACTTTCTATAGCTACATGGAGAGGCTCCACCTCACCGACCCCAACCCCCTGCCCGGCATCCGCACCACGCCCCCCCTGGTCAAACCCCCTGGAACCTGGAGCCGGGCGGCCTACGCCAACCACACCTTCGGCCAGGGGTTTCTCGTCACCCCCCTGCACCTGGCCGCCGCCTTCTCCACCCTGGTGGACGGCCTCTACCGCCCCCCCCGCCTCCTTCTGGGCCAGGAAGCCAGGCCCACCCGGGTCTTCTCCGAGGCCACCGCAAAAGCCGTCCGGGAGGCCCTGACCCTGAGCCTGGCCCCCCGGGCCAGCCTCCCCGGCTACCCCCTGGCGGGGAAGACGGGCACGGCCCAGGTGGTGGTGGCGGGGCGGGATTCCCGGGAGGTCTTCACCGCCTGGTTCGCCGGCTTCGTGCCCGGGGACCGGCCCCTTTACACCGTGGTGGTGGCCGTCCACCACCCCAAGGGCGAGGTCCACGGCAGCCAGGTGGCCGCCCCCATCTTCCGGGAGGTGGCCGCCGGGCTGTTGGCCTATGCCGGGATTCCCCCCTATGCTGAGGAGCGGTGA
- a CDS encoding UDP-N-acetylmuramoyl-tripeptide--D-alanyl-D-alanine ligase gives MLRSGEVVVHLAHVREVTPEWVAEATGGRLHPGGGPVRDLHWHSGQVGEGFLFVALPGSRAHGREFAGEALAKGATLVLSDRPGRATVEVEDPHKALIRLGRALRDLFPGPVVAVGGSSGKTTAKEALAQGLGFPAPEGNQNTAPPLARFFLKLPQEAPGAVVELGVDRVGEMAELMELARPDLAVLTALGEEHLLAFGDLKGVVEEEMGLLKAPMALVSQQAKEVLLAFGHRVDWPTYGFGQATFRGEGLELLPQESRFRYRGLPVRVPYPGLGPALGALAAMAAAEVLGWDLLEVAERLAHLRLPPGRMERREIGGVVFLNDAYNANPLSVKAGLAWLAAQPGRKWAVLGEMRELAEKALELHLEVAEEAARLGLTPLYLGPFAKAQAALGGEAVEDLEAALAWLKARVRPGDLVYLKASRAVGLERILELWDA, from the coding sequence ATGCTGAGGAGCGGTGAGGTAGTGGTGCATCTTGCGCATGTTAGGGAAGTGACGCCCGAGTGGGTGGCCGAGGCCACGGGGGGGAGGCTCCACCCCGGGGGTGGGCCGGTCCGCGACCTCCACTGGCACAGCGGCCAGGTGGGGGAAGGCTTCCTCTTCGTGGCCCTCCCGGGAAGCCGGGCCCACGGCCGGGAGTTCGCCGGAGAAGCCCTGGCCAAAGGCGCCACCCTGGTCCTCTCCGACCGCCCGGGAAGGGCCACGGTGGAGGTGGAGGACCCCCATAAGGCCCTCATCCGGCTAGGCCGGGCCCTCAGGGACCTCTTCCCCGGCCCGGTGGTGGCCGTGGGGGGAAGCTCCGGCAAGACCACGGCCAAGGAGGCCCTGGCCCAGGGATTGGGTTTTCCCGCCCCCGAGGGCAACCAGAACACCGCCCCGCCCCTGGCCCGCTTTTTCCTGAAGCTCCCCCAGGAAGCTCCCGGGGCCGTAGTGGAGCTGGGCGTGGACCGGGTGGGGGAGATGGCCGAGCTCATGGAGCTGGCCCGCCCGGACCTGGCCGTTCTCACCGCCTTGGGAGAGGAGCACCTTCTGGCCTTCGGCGACCTGAAGGGCGTGGTGGAGGAGGAGATGGGCCTCCTAAAGGCCCCCATGGCCCTGGTGAGCCAGCAGGCCAAGGAGGTGCTTTTAGCCTTTGGCCACCGGGTAGACTGGCCCACCTACGGCTTCGGCCAGGCCACCTTCCGGGGGGAGGGGCTGGAGCTTCTTCCCCAGGAAAGCCGCTTCCGCTACCGGGGCCTCCCGGTCCGGGTGCCCTACCCGGGCCTGGGCCCGGCCCTGGGGGCCCTGGCCGCCATGGCGGCGGCGGAGGTGCTGGGCTGGGACCTTTTGGAGGTGGCCGAAAGGCTCGCCCACCTGCGCCTGCCCCCGGGGCGCATGGAAAGGCGGGAGATCGGGGGCGTGGTCTTCCTCAACGACGCCTACAACGCCAACCCCCTCTCGGTGAAGGCGGGGCTCGCCTGGCTCGCCGCCCAGCCCGGGCGGAAGTGGGCGGTCCTGGGGGAGATGCGGGAGCTTGCGGAAAAGGCGCTGGAGCTTCACCTGGAGGTGGCCGAGGAGGCGGCCCGGCTGGGCCTAACCCCCCTTTACCTGGGCCCCTTCGCCAAGGCCCAGGCCGCCTTGGGGGGCGAGGCGGTGGAGGACCTCGAGGCCGCCCTCGCCTGGCTGAAGGCCCGGGTCCGGCCCGGGGACCTGGTCTACCTGAAGGCCTCCCGAGCGGTGGGCCTGGAAAGGATCCTGGAGCTATGGGACGCCTAA
- a CDS encoding thymidine kinase, whose amino-acid sequence MPPVMHRQGWIEVIAGPMFSGKSEELIRRVRRALIARQSVLVFKPRLDNRYHESHVVSHDGKQVAAIPVESAAEMEAHLDPLPQVVAVDEVQFLDRGLLPLVERLAAQGVRVILAGLDLDFRGEPFGLMPELLARAEFVEKLSAICPRCGAPATRTQRLVNGKPARYSDPVILVGAEEHYEPRCRACHEVWP is encoded by the coding sequence ATGCCCCCCGTTATGCACCGCCAGGGTTGGATTGAGGTGATCGCCGGGCCCATGTTTTCCGGGAAGAGCGAGGAGCTGATCCGCCGGGTCAGGCGGGCCCTCATTGCCCGGCAGAGCGTTCTGGTCTTCAAGCCCAGGCTGGACAACCGTTACCACGAAAGCCACGTGGTGAGCCACGACGGCAAGCAGGTGGCCGCCATTCCCGTGGAGAGCGCCGCCGAGATGGAGGCCCACCTGGACCCCCTGCCCCAGGTGGTGGCCGTGGACGAGGTCCAGTTCCTGGACCGGGGCCTCCTCCCCCTGGTGGAGCGGCTTGCGGCCCAGGGGGTGCGGGTCATCTTGGCGGGGCTGGACCTGGACTTCCGGGGGGAGCCCTTTGGCCTCATGCCGGAGCTTCTGGCCCGGGCGGAGTTCGTGGAGAAGCTTTCCGCCATCTGCCCGAGGTGCGGGGCCCCAGCCACCCGCACCCAGCGCCTGGTGAACGGCAAGCCCGCCCGCTATAGCGACCCCGTCATCCTGGTGGGGGCCGAGGAGCACTACGAGCCCAGGTGCCGGGCCTGCCACGAGGTCTGGCCTTAG
- a CDS encoding 3'-5' exonuclease: MDPAFRYRMATRMARRLRAEGRPLPLPALGEALGLRGPVAPVVAPLLDGRFIREEEVGLWEWRYPFPHPEEAVVVLDLETTGLAPGLNEIIEVALVRLEGARRVAFQSLARPRRPPSPFIQRLTGITLEELEKAPPLEEVLFRAYPLLEGATLVIQNASFDLGFLRPALGELGLELENPVVDSIRLSKRAMRGLRRYGLDALSEVLELAPRAEHRALLDVERTLAVVYEVYYMLTSGSPRPLVDLGR, translated from the coding sequence ATGGACCCCGCCTTTCGCTACCGCATGGCCACCCGCATGGCCCGCCGTCTCCGGGCCGAGGGGAGGCCTCTACCCCTTCCCGCCCTGGGCGAGGCCCTGGGCCTGAGGGGCCCCGTGGCCCCGGTGGTGGCCCCCCTCCTGGACGGCCGCTTCATCAGGGAGGAGGAGGTGGGGCTTTGGGAGTGGCGCTACCCCTTTCCCCACCCCGAGGAGGCGGTGGTGGTCCTGGACCTGGAGACCACGGGCCTGGCCCCCGGCCTCAACGAGATCATTGAGGTGGCCCTGGTGCGCCTGGAGGGGGCAAGAAGGGTGGCCTTCCAGAGCCTGGCCCGGCCACGCCGCCCCCCAAGCCCCTTCATCCAGCGCCTCACCGGCATCACCTTGGAGGAGCTGGAGAAGGCCCCACCCCTGGAGGAGGTCCTCTTCCGGGCCTACCCTCTCCTCGAGGGGGCCACTTTGGTGATCCAGAACGCTTCCTTTGACCTGGGGTTTCTGCGCCCCGCTCTGGGGGAGCTGGGCCTGGAGCTAGAAAACCCCGTGGTGGACTCCATCCGTCTCAGCAAAAGGGCCATGCGGGGCCTCAGGCGCTACGGCCTGGACGCCCTTTCCGAGGTCCTGGAGCTTGCGCCCAGGGCGGAGCACCGGGCCCTTTTGGACGTGGAGAGGACCCTGGCCGTGGTCTACGAGGTGTACTATATGCTCACTTCAGGGAGCCCCCGCCCCCTGGTGGACTTGGGGAGGTGA
- the mraZ gene encoding division/cell wall cluster transcriptional repressor MraZ, translated as MPFGEYQYSLDDKGRVVIPAPFRDFLEDGLVLTRGMEGCLYVFPSDRWRKIEEQLVNLPLTDAEARAFVRFFYSGAHKTRMDNASRVLIPPPLRQFAGLQEGGEVVVAGAPGRLEIWSQERWWKTIEAIMQNPPAPEALKGLIG; from the coding sequence ATGCCTTTCGGCGAGTACCAGTACAGCCTGGACGACAAAGGGCGGGTGGTCATCCCCGCCCCCTTCCGGGACTTCCTGGAAGACGGCCTGGTGCTCACCCGGGGGATGGAGGGCTGCCTCTACGTCTTCCCCTCGGACCGCTGGCGCAAGATTGAGGAGCAGCTGGTGAACCTCCCCCTCACCGACGCCGAGGCCAGGGCCTTCGTGCGCTTCTTCTACTCCGGGGCCCACAAGACCCGCATGGACAACGCCTCCCGGGTGCTGATCCCGCCCCCTTTGCGCCAGTTCGCCGGCCTGCAGGAAGGCGGAGAGGTGGTGGTGGCCGGGGCTCCGGGCCGGCTGGAGATTTGGAGCCAGGAGCGCTGGTGGAAGACCATTGAGGCCATCATGCAGAACCCGCCGGCGCCCGAGGCCCTCAAAGGACTCATCGGATAG
- the rsmH gene encoding 16S rRNA (cytosine(1402)-N(4))-methyltransferase RsmH translates to MEATTEHIPVLYQEALDLLRVQPGQVYVDATLGGAGHTRGILKRGGRVIALDQDPEAVERAKALSHPNLLAYRANFRHLKEVLKEAGVEEVAGILADLGVSSFHLEDPRRGFSYQQEGPLDMRMGLEGPTAEEVVNTLPLEDLYRILRDLGEERQAYRIAKAIVEARRKARIRTTTELAEIVRRAVGFRAAGHPARKTFQALRIYVNDELNALEEFLRQAEEVLAPGGRLVVIAFHSLEDRIVKRFLRESRLKVLTKKPLTPSQEEMAKNPRARSAKLRAAEKEAA, encoded by the coding sequence ATGGAGGCCACTACGGAGCACATTCCCGTTCTCTATCAAGAGGCCCTGGACCTTCTAAGGGTCCAGCCGGGCCAGGTCTACGTGGACGCCACCTTAGGGGGCGCGGGCCACACCCGGGGCATCCTGAAGCGCGGGGGGCGGGTCATCGCCTTGGACCAGGACCCCGAGGCCGTGGAGCGGGCCAAGGCCCTTTCCCACCCTAACCTCCTCGCCTACCGGGCCAACTTCCGCCACCTGAAGGAGGTCCTGAAGGAGGCGGGCGTGGAAGAGGTGGCGGGGATTCTGGCGGACCTGGGGGTTTCCAGCTTCCACCTGGAAGATCCAAGGCGGGGCTTCAGCTATCAGCAGGAGGGGCCCCTGGACATGCGCATGGGCCTCGAGGGCCCCACGGCGGAGGAGGTGGTCAACACCCTGCCCCTGGAGGACCTCTACCGGATCCTCAGGGACCTGGGGGAGGAGCGCCAAGCCTACCGCATCGCCAAGGCCATCGTGGAGGCCAGGAGGAAGGCCAGGATCCGCACCACCACCGAGCTGGCCGAGATCGTGCGCCGGGCGGTGGGCTTCAGGGCGGCGGGCCACCCCGCCCGCAAAACCTTCCAGGCCCTCCGCATCTACGTCAACGACGAGCTGAACGCCCTGGAAGAGTTCCTGCGCCAGGCCGAGGAGGTCCTGGCCCCTGGGGGGCGGCTGGTGGTCATTGCCTTCCACTCCCTGGAGGACCGCATCGTCAAGCGCTTCCTGAGGGAAAGCCGCCTCAAGGTCCTCACCAAAAAGCCCCTCACGCCAAGCCAGGAGGAGATGGCCAAGAACCCGCGGGCCCGTAGCGCCAAGTTGCGGGCGGCGGAGAAGGAGGCGGCATGA
- a CDS encoding Hsp20/alpha crystallin family protein, translated as MLEPLDRLETLRKLKELQERIAELAYQLTGEEPAAWAPRVDLLEEAEHYVLLVDLPGVRPEDLELLEEGSRVTLAGVRHPLPGTYLLEERPMGTFRRTLDLPGPIEEGTAQATLRQGVLEVRFRKKRGGALPL; from the coding sequence ATGCTGGAGCCTCTGGACCGCCTGGAGACCCTGAGAAAGCTGAAGGAGCTACAGGAGCGCATCGCCGAGCTGGCCTACCAGCTCACGGGGGAGGAGCCCGCCGCCTGGGCGCCCAGGGTAGACCTCCTGGAAGAAGCGGAGCACTACGTCCTTCTCGTGGACCTGCCCGGGGTGCGCCCCGAGGACCTGGAGCTTTTGGAGGAGGGAAGCCGCGTCACCCTGGCCGGGGTGCGCCACCCCCTGCCCGGCACCTACCTCCTGGAAGAACGGCCCATGGGCACCTTCCGCCGCACCCTGGACCTCCCGGGACCCATTGAGGAGGGCACGGCCCAGGCCACGCTGCGCCAGGGGGTCCTCGAGGTCCGCTTCAGGAAGAAACGAGGAGGCGCCCTTCCCCTCTAA
- the miaA gene encoding tRNA (adenosine(37)-N6)-dimethylallyltransferase MiaA, protein MEAIPVLAGPTGSGKTALALRLGQELPLEVISADATMVYRGLDIGTDKPTQEERALVPHHLVDVLDPSEAMSVARFLEMAEGAIAHVLARGRVPLVVGGTGYYIRALSEGIHDLPPPDEALQAALWEELSQRGFEALLEELAQASPEDASRVGKNPRRLVRALEVLRRTGLPPAQHKRRPPRFRYKKLVLWPERAWLFPRLEERARRQFARGLVEEVRGLLARYPRMPTALQAIGYKEVVGYLKGEYGLEEALRRDIQAVKAYAKRQYTWFRHEPKDVTYLPRGGEEAFLGFRDWLRLHFRL, encoded by the coding sequence GTGGAGGCCATACCCGTCCTGGCCGGGCCCACGGGGAGCGGCAAGACCGCCCTCGCCCTTCGCTTGGGCCAGGAGCTTCCCCTGGAGGTCATCTCCGCCGACGCCACCATGGTCTACCGGGGCCTGGACATCGGCACCGACAAGCCCACCCAGGAGGAGCGGGCCCTGGTTCCCCACCACCTGGTGGACGTCCTGGACCCCAGCGAGGCCATGAGCGTGGCCCGCTTCCTGGAGATGGCCGAGGGGGCCATCGCCCACGTCCTGGCCAGGGGAAGGGTGCCCCTGGTGGTGGGGGGGACGGGGTACTACATCCGCGCCCTTTCCGAGGGGATCCACGACCTGCCGCCCCCCGACGAGGCCCTGCAGGCCGCCCTCTGGGAGGAGCTTTCACAAAGGGGCTTTGAGGCCCTCCTGGAGGAGCTGGCCCAGGCCAGCCCGGAGGATGCCAGCCGGGTGGGGAAAAACCCCAGGCGGCTTGTCCGGGCCCTCGAGGTCCTCCGCCGCACCGGCCTTCCTCCGGCCCAGCACAAAAGAAGGCCCCCCCGCTTCCGCTACAAAAAGCTGGTCCTCTGGCCGGAACGGGCCTGGCTTTTCCCCAGGCTGGAGGAGCGGGCCAGGCGGCAGTTCGCCCGGGGCCTGGTGGAGGAGGTGCGGGGGCTCCTTGCGCGCTACCCCAGGATGCCCACGGCCCTCCAGGCCATCGGCTACAAGGAGGTGGTGGGCTACCTGAAGGGGGAGTACGGCCTGGAGGAGGCCTTGAGGCGGGACATCCAGGCGGTCAAGGCCTACGCCAAGAGGCAGTACACCTGGTTCCGCCACGAGCCCAAGGACGTGACCTACCTGCCCCGGGGCGGGGAAGAGGCCTTTTTAGGCTTTCGGGACTGGCTTCGCCTCCACTTCCGGCTATAG
- the gatA gene encoding Asp-tRNA(Asn)/Glu-tRNA(Gln) amidotransferase subunit GatA, with protein MLAHEIRAQVARGELSPLEVAEAYLRRVRELDPGLKAFLTLNERLLEEARRVERDLPLAGLLVAVKDNIATKGLRTTAGSRLLENFVPPYDATAVARLKAQGALVLGKTNLDEFGMGSSTEHSAFFPSKNPFDPSRVPGGSSGGSAAAVAADLAPLALGSDTGGSVRQPASFCGVYGLKPTYGRVSRFGLVAYASSLEGIGPMARSVRDLALLMDAMAGLDPMDATSLDLSPRFQEALEEPLPPLRLGVVREGLFGNSPGVERALEEALGVFQGLGLRVKEVSWPSLPLALAAYYILAPAEASSNLARYDGTLFGTRAEGEEVWQVVEATRARFGLEVKRRVLVGTFVLSSGYYEAYYGRAQAFRARLKAEARALFQEVDLLLLPTTPHPAFPLGGRPDPLAMYREDLYTVGANLTGLPALSLPAGFEGHLPVGLQLLAPWGKDELLLRAALAHEEATARAFLKTPLGEAL; from the coding sequence ATGCTGGCCCACGAGATCCGCGCCCAGGTGGCCCGGGGGGAGCTTAGTCCCCTGGAGGTGGCCGAGGCCTACCTCAGGCGGGTTCGCGAGCTGGACCCAGGGCTAAAGGCCTTCCTCACCCTGAACGAGCGCCTTCTGGAAGAAGCCAGGAGGGTGGAAAGGGACCTGCCCCTTGCGGGCCTACTTGTGGCGGTCAAGGATAACATCGCCACCAAGGGCCTGCGCACCACGGCGGGAAGCCGCCTCCTGGAGAATTTCGTTCCCCCCTACGACGCCACGGCCGTGGCCCGGCTCAAGGCCCAAGGTGCCCTCGTCCTGGGCAAGACCAACCTGGACGAGTTCGGCATGGGCTCCAGTACCGAGCACTCCGCCTTCTTCCCCAGCAAAAACCCCTTTGATCCCTCCCGGGTGCCCGGGGGGAGCAGCGGGGGAAGCGCGGCGGCGGTGGCCGCCGACCTGGCCCCCCTGGCCCTGGGGTCGGACACCGGGGGGAGCGTGCGCCAGCCCGCGAGCTTTTGCGGCGTCTATGGCCTCAAGCCCACCTACGGGCGGGTGAGCCGCTTTGGCCTCGTGGCCTACGCTTCCAGCCTGGAAGGGATCGGCCCCATGGCCCGATCGGTGAGGGACCTGGCCCTCCTCATGGACGCCATGGCGGGCCTGGACCCCATGGACGCCACCAGCCTGGACCTTTCCCCAAGGTTCCAGGAGGCCTTAGAGGAGCCCCTTCCTCCCTTGCGCCTCGGCGTGGTGCGGGAGGGGCTTTTCGGCAACAGCCCCGGGGTGGAGCGGGCCCTGGAGGAGGCCCTTGGGGTCTTCCAGGGGCTTGGCCTCAGGGTGAAGGAGGTGTCCTGGCCCTCTTTGCCCCTGGCCCTGGCCGCCTACTACATCCTGGCCCCGGCGGAGGCTAGCTCCAACTTGGCCCGCTACGACGGGACCCTCTTTGGGACTAGGGCGGAGGGGGAGGAGGTGTGGCAGGTGGTGGAGGCCACCCGGGCCCGGTTTGGCCTCGAGGTCAAGCGCCGGGTTCTGGTGGGCACCTTCGTCCTCTCCAGCGGCTACTACGAGGCCTACTACGGCCGAGCCCAGGCCTTCCGCGCCCGCCTCAAGGCCGAGGCCAGGGCCCTCTTCCAGGAGGTGGACCTCCTGCTCCTTCCCACCACCCCCCACCCCGCCTTCCCCCTGGGGGGCCGGCCGGACCCCCTGGCCATGTACCGGGAGGACCTTTACACCGTGGGGGCCAACCTGACGGGCCTCCCCGCCCTCTCCCTCCCCGCCGGGTTTGAAGGGCACCTGCCCGTGGGCCTCCAGCTCCTGGCGCCCTGGGGGAAGGACGAGCTCCTCCTGAGGGCGGCTTTGGCCCACGAGGAGGCCACCGCCCGGGCCTTCCTCAAGACGCCTTTGGGGGAAGCCCTGTGA
- the csaB gene encoding polysaccharide pyruvyl transferase CsaB, producing the protein MVVGVAGYYGFKNAGDEAILEAIARELKARGHQVLALSGDPRRTREEHGIRAAHRLNPLALLQADLWLLGGGGLLQDATSPLSLLYYLSVLRLARLFRKRVMVFNQSLGPLSPWGERQVQRALRGVPVILRDQDSLEYAKRLGIPAELGADPALLLTPPPVKREEDLVLVIPRAGVGKEAVRTLYVTANRLFHDGKRVLVLLLQPGYDEEILPDLPHHQVEKTADPRRVLYLAAQAGYVISMRLHGLILAAAAGTPFAALSYDPKVAAFAKETGAFYQELPGDPIQLSKAAVYGRYPDWEKVAALKERAKRSFDLALGEASPVKRSHGRG; encoded by the coding sequence ATGGTGGTCGGGGTAGCGGGGTATTACGGGTTTAAAAACGCCGGGGACGAGGCCATCCTCGAGGCCATCGCCCGGGAGCTCAAGGCCCGGGGCCACCAGGTCCTGGCCCTCTCGGGCGACCCCAGGCGCACCCGGGAAGAGCACGGCATCCGGGCCGCCCACCGCCTGAACCCCCTGGCCCTCCTGCAGGCCGACCTCTGGCTTTTAGGGGGCGGGGGGCTTTTGCAGGACGCCACCAGCCCCCTGAGCCTTCTTTACTACCTCTCCGTGCTCCGGCTGGCCCGCCTTTTCCGCAAGCGGGTCATGGTCTTCAACCAGTCCCTGGGGCCCCTTTCCCCCTGGGGGGAACGGCAGGTCCAAAGGGCCCTTAGAGGGGTTCCCGTGATCCTCCGGGACCAGGACTCCTTGGAGTACGCCAAGAGGCTCGGCATCCCCGCCGAGCTGGGGGCCGACCCCGCCCTCCTCCTCACCCCGCCCCCGGTAAAGCGGGAGGAAGACCTGGTCCTGGTCATCCCCCGGGCCGGAGTGGGCAAGGAAGCGGTGCGCACCCTCTACGTCACCGCCAACCGCCTCTTTCACGACGGCAAGAGGGTCCTCGTCCTCCTGCTTCAGCCCGGCTACGACGAGGAGATCCTCCCCGACCTCCCCCACCACCAGGTGGAGAAGACCGCCGACCCCAGGCGGGTCCTCTACCTGGCGGCCCAGGCGGGGTACGTGATCTCCATGCGGCTTCACGGCCTGATCCTGGCGGCGGCCGCCGGTACCCCCTTCGCCGCCCTCTCCTACGACCCCAAGGTGGCCGCCTTCGCCAAGGAGACCGGCGCCTTCTACCAGGAGCTTCCCGGCGACCCCATCCAGCTCTCCAAGGCAGCGGTCTACGGCCGCTACCCCGACTGGGAAAAGGTGGCCGCCCTCAAGGAGCGGGCCAAGCGGAGCTTTGACCTGGCCCTGGGCGAAGCCTCCCCCGTCAAGCGCTCCCACGGACGCGGCTGA